The Euphorbia lathyris chromosome 8, ddEupLath1.1, whole genome shotgun sequence genome has a window encoding:
- the LOC136203759 gene encoding tRNA (cytosine(38)-C(5))-methyltransferase 2 isoform X1, which produces MEEGFVKQEDEPWRVLEFYSGIGGMRYSLEKAGINAKVVEAFDINNIANDVYEFNFGHRPYQGNIQSLTAADLDSYRAQAWLLSPPCQPYTRQGLQKHSGDARALSFLQILELIPQAKHPPSILFVENVVGFETSDTRLKMVEILTKSDFVTQEFILSPLQFGVPYSRPRYFCLAKRKPLSFQNKVFNQQILSSLDPLFGHTDDSFVDECQPAENWDQMLQSCEPVENFLEFKNSISYVDGETDFVATSSVSTGDLDNIEGNMMDQYFVPSNLIERWGSAMDIVYPDSKRCCCFTKSYYRYVKGTGSLLATILLRNGDGVKTSSLKEQGLRYFTPREVANLHSFPEDFHFPKHISLRQRYALLGNSLSIAVVAPLLRNLFAQPV; this is translated from the exons atgGAGGAGGGTTTTGTCAAACAGGAAGACGAGCCATGGCGAGTGCTCGAGTTTTACAGTGGTATTGGTGGAATG AGATATTCTCTAGAGAAGGCTGGGATTAATGCCAAAGTGGTGGAAGCTTTTGACATTAACAACATAGCCAATGATGTTTATGAGTTCAATTTTGGCCACCGTCCTTATCAG GGTAATATTCAGAGTCTGACTGCTGCTGATCTCGACAGTTACCGGGCTCAAGCATGGCTTCTTTCTCCTCCTTGTCAACCCTACACCCGACAAG GTCTTCAAAAGCATTCCGGTGATGCTCGGGCTTTATCTTTCCTCCAGATTCTTGAGCTTATACCACAGGCTAAGCACCCACCTTCTATATTGTTTGTGGAAAATGTTGTTGGATTTGAG ACATCTGATACACGCTTAAAAATGGTAGAGATTTTAACGAAGTCTGATTTTGTTACTCAAGAGTTCATTTTGAGTCCGTTGCAGTTTGGTGTGCCCTACTCCAGACCACGTTATTTTTGCTTG GCAAAAAGAAAACCATTATCTTTTCAGAACAAAGTCTTCAACCAACAGATTCTTTCGTCTTTAGACCCATTATTTGGGCACACCGATGATTCATTTGTGGATGAGTGTCAACCAGCAGAGAACTGGGATCAAATGCTCCAGTCATGTGAGCCAGTGGAGAATTTTCTTGAATTCAAGAATTCTATTAGCTATGTAGATGGAGAAACTGATTTTGTTGCAACTTCCAGTGTTTCTACTGGAGATCTGGACAATATTGAAGGAAACATGATGGATCAGTATTTTGTCCCGTCAAACTTGATAGAGAGATGGGGAAGTGCAATGG ATATCGTGTATCCCGATTCAAAGAGATGCTGCTGTTTTACAAAGAGTTATTATAGATACGTGAAAGGCACTGGATCGCTCTTAGCAACCATCCTG CTGAGGAATGGGGATGGGGTTAAAACGTCTTCATTGAAGGAGCAAGGCCTAAGATATTTTACCCCGAGGGAG GTGGCTAATTTACATTCCTTCCCTGAAGATTTTCATTTTCCAAAGCACATAAGCCTTAGACAACG TTATGCATTGCTCGGAAATAGTTTAAGCATCGCCGTGGTTGCTCCTTTGCTTCGCAACCTATTTGCTCAGCCAGTGTGA
- the LOC136203759 gene encoding tRNA (cytosine(38)-C(5))-methyltransferase 2 isoform X2 — protein sequence MMFMSSILATVLISYRAQAWLLSPPCQPYTRQGLQKHSGDARALSFLQILELIPQAKHPPSILFVENVVGFETSDTRLKMVEILTKSDFVTQEFILSPLQFGVPYSRPRYFCLAKRKPLSFQNKVFNQQILSSLDPLFGHTDDSFVDECQPAENWDQMLQSCEPVENFLEFKNSISYVDGETDFVATSSVSTGDLDNIEGNMMDQYFVPSNLIERWGSAMDIVYPDSKRCCCFTKSYYRYVKGTGSLLATILLRNGDGVKTSSLKEQGLRYFTPREVANLHSFPEDFHFPKHISLRQRYALLGNSLSIAVVAPLLRNLFAQPV from the exons ATGATGTTTATGAGTTCAATTTTGGCCACCGTCCTTATCAG TTACCGGGCTCAAGCATGGCTTCTTTCTCCTCCTTGTCAACCCTACACCCGACAAG GTCTTCAAAAGCATTCCGGTGATGCTCGGGCTTTATCTTTCCTCCAGATTCTTGAGCTTATACCACAGGCTAAGCACCCACCTTCTATATTGTTTGTGGAAAATGTTGTTGGATTTGAG ACATCTGATACACGCTTAAAAATGGTAGAGATTTTAACGAAGTCTGATTTTGTTACTCAAGAGTTCATTTTGAGTCCGTTGCAGTTTGGTGTGCCCTACTCCAGACCACGTTATTTTTGCTTG GCAAAAAGAAAACCATTATCTTTTCAGAACAAAGTCTTCAACCAACAGATTCTTTCGTCTTTAGACCCATTATTTGGGCACACCGATGATTCATTTGTGGATGAGTGTCAACCAGCAGAGAACTGGGATCAAATGCTCCAGTCATGTGAGCCAGTGGAGAATTTTCTTGAATTCAAGAATTCTATTAGCTATGTAGATGGAGAAACTGATTTTGTTGCAACTTCCAGTGTTTCTACTGGAGATCTGGACAATATTGAAGGAAACATGATGGATCAGTATTTTGTCCCGTCAAACTTGATAGAGAGATGGGGAAGTGCAATGG ATATCGTGTATCCCGATTCAAAGAGATGCTGCTGTTTTACAAAGAGTTATTATAGATACGTGAAAGGCACTGGATCGCTCTTAGCAACCATCCTG CTGAGGAATGGGGATGGGGTTAAAACGTCTTCATTGAAGGAGCAAGGCCTAAGATATTTTACCCCGAGGGAG GTGGCTAATTTACATTCCTTCCCTGAAGATTTTCATTTTCCAAAGCACATAAGCCTTAGACAACG TTATGCATTGCTCGGAAATAGTTTAAGCATCGCCGTGGTTGCTCCTTTGCTTCGCAACCTATTTGCTCAGCCAGTGTGA
- the LOC136203194 gene encoding pentatricopeptide repeat-containing protein At3g54980, mitochondrial-like encodes MRSIISSPPVPLFLFRSIAYSKCLCSQTQFRNQSISESSLPRNPNLNFTFDDINTRASQFPGESTIPESKHVEFRVKPQSTGLTQSNAVTNLLTYKSDPKSALNYFYLLERRGFDWGLDPLCLLLHILTSSSDTLLQAQNFLNRLISGNFAPIPSVFVDHLFESTKRFSFNSNARVVYSYLLNSYVRANKLNCGLDSFNRMIECDIIPEVRFINILMTSLVKNNMIFEAREVYQKMVSKGIYGDCVTVHVMMRASLKEGKDDEAVKFFREAEDRGVELDAAAYSIVIQAFCNKLDVSLACKLLMEMRSKGWIPSEGTFTSVVLACVKRGNMVVALRIKDEMTSCGKELNVVAATSMVKGYCKEGKLSNALELFYEMNKNGPSPNKVTYAVIIEWCCKSGNMDKAYELYIEMKKQEILPSVFVLNSLIRGFLNGRSVEEATKLFDEAIECGIANSFTYNSFLSWLCKEGKMSEACNLWDKMVSKGVVPTEVSYNTMILGHCRQGNLNTASGLVSEMLMKGLKPNVVTYSILMHGYFQKGDTEYAFELFDQMVNENIVPSDFTYNTIINGLCKVGRTSEAQDMLKKFVGKGFTPSCLTYNSVIDGFVKEGSVNSALSVYNEMCEYGVYPNVVTCTALIDGFCKSNSIDLALKMRNEMKSKGLELDVTAYGALIDGFCKNRDMVTASELFKELVDAGLSPNSVVYCSMITGYRNLNNMEAALYLHKRMLNEGVPCHLQTYTTLIGGLLKEGKLLPASDLFSDMLAKGIMPDIRIYSVLIIGLCRKGEMEKAQKIMGEMDRKGVRPNVVIYNTLIAWNFKVGNLQEAFRLHSEMLDRGLEPDETTYDILINGEVRDVNSHSRVSSV; translated from the coding sequence atgcgATCAATCATCTCTTCACCACCAGTTCCTCTCTTCCTCTTTCGCTCCATTGCATATTCTAAATGTCTCTGTTCACAGACTCAATTTCGAAATCAATCAATATCAGAATCCTCATTGCCACGGAATCCCAATCTCAACTTCACATTCGACGACATAAACACCCGAGCATCTCAATTTCCAGGAGAATCGACTATCCCGGAGTCCAAACATGTAGAATTCAGAGTGAAACCACAATCGACAGGTTTGACACAATCTAATGCGGTTACTAATCTATTAACTTACAAAAGCGACCCAAAATCAGCTTTGAATTACTTCTATTTGTTGGAGAGGCGTGGGTTTGATTGGGGGCTGGATCCTTTGTGTCTTCTGCTCCATATTTTGACAAGTTCCTCAGATACTCTTCTACAAGCTCAGAACTTCCTGAACCGACTCATTTCGGGTAATTTCGCCCCCATTCCCTCTGTTTTTGTTGATCACTTATTTGAGAGTACAAAAAGATTCAGTTTTAATTCGAATGCACGCGTTGTTTACAGTTACTTGTTGAATAGTTATGTCAGAGCTAACAAGTTAAACTGTGGTCTAGATAGTTTCAATAGAATGATAGAGTGTGATATAATTCCCGAGGTTCGATTCATCAACATACTAATGACTTCATTAGTTAAGAATAACATGATTTTCGAGGCTCGAGAAGTCTATCAGAAGATGGTTTCGAAAGGGATATATGGTGATTGTGTTACTGTCCATGTGATGATGCGTGCAAGCCTGAAAGAAGGCAAAGATGATGAAGCGGTGAAATTTTTCAGAGAGGCTGAGGATAGAGGGGTGGAACTAGATGCTGCAGCGTATAGCATTGTTATTCAGGCGTTTTGCAACAAGCTTGATGTTAGTTTAGCTTGCAAGTTGTTGATGGAGATGAGATCTAAGGGGTGGATACCGTCAGAGGGTACGTTTACTAGTGTTGTTTTGGCCTGTGTAAAGAGAGGGAATATGGTGGTGGCGTTAAGAATAAAGGACGAGATGACGAGCTGTGGGAAGGAACTGAATGTGGTGGCGGCAACTTCGATGGTGAAAGGTTATTGCAAGGAAGGCAAGTTGAGCAATGCTTTAGAGTTGTTTTATGAAATGAATAAGAATGGACCAAGTCCGAACAAGGTTACTTATGCAGTTATAATTGAATGGTGTTGCAAGAGTGGGAATATGGATAAAGCTTATGAACTTTATATTGAAATGAAAAAACAGGAAATCTTGCCATCTGTCTTCGTCTTAAATTCCTTGATCCGGGGATTCCTCAATGGGCGGTCAGTTGAAGAGGCGACTAAGTTGTTTGATGAGGCAATTGAGTGTGGTATTGCCAATAGTTTCACTTATAATTCTTTCTTATCATGGCTCTGTAAAGAGGGTAAGATGAGTGAGGCATGTAATTTATGGGATAAGATGGTGAGCAAAGGCGTGGTTCCTACTGAAGTTTCTTACAACACCATGATTCTCGGCCACTGCAGGCAAGGCAACTTGAATACAGCATCTGGTCTCGTTTCGGAGATGCTTATGAAAGGTTTAAAACCTAATGTAGTTACATATTCTATTTTGATGCATGGATATTTTCAAAAAGGGGATACAGAATATGCTTTTGAGTTGTTTGACCAAATGGTGAATGAAAATATTGTCCCATCGGATTTCACTTACAATACTATAATTAACGGGTTGTGCAAAGTCGGCCGGACATCTGAGGCGCAAGATATGCTGAAGAAGTTTGTCGGTAAGGGCTTCACTCCATCGTGTTTAACATACAACAGTGTTATCGATGGCTTTGTAAAGGAAGGCTCTGTCAATTCTGCTTTGTCTGTCTACAACGAGATGTGTGAATATGGAGTCTATCCAAATGTTGTCACTTGTACGGCCTTAATTGACGGATTCTGTAAGAGCAATAGTATCGATCTTGCTTTGAAGATGCGGAATGAGATGAAAAGTAAGGGTCTTGAACTCGATGTTACCGCGTATGGTGCTCTAATAGACGGATTCTGCAAAAACCGAGACATGGTAACTGCGAGTGAGCTATTTAAAGAACTCGTCGATGCTGGGTTGTCTCCGAATTCAGTAGTTTACTGCAGCATGATAACCGGCTACAGGAATCTTAACAACATGGAAGCAGCACTCTACTTGCATAAGAGAATGTTGAATGAGGGGGTTCCTTGTCATTTGCAGACATACACTACACTGATAGGCGGATTATTAAAAGAGGGAAAGTTGCTTCCTGCATCAGATCTTTTTTCAGATATGCTTGCCAAGGGTATCATGCCTGATATAAGAATATACAGTGTTTTGATTATTGGTCTTTGCAGAAAAGGAGAAATGGAAAAAGCCCAAAAGATTATGGGAGAGATGGACAGGAAGGGTGTGAGACCTAATGTTGTTATTTATAATACACTGATTGCTTGGAACTTCAAAGTTGGGAATTTGCAAGAAGCATTTAGGTTGCATAGTGAGATGTTGGATAGAGGTCTTGAACCTGATGAAACTACTTATGATATTCTCATCAATGGAGAAGTCAGAGATGTGAATTCCCATTCTAGAGTTTCATCGGTTTGA